The following proteins are encoded in a genomic region of Oncorhynchus kisutch isolate 150728-3 linkage group LG4, Okis_V2, whole genome shotgun sequence:
- the caprin1b gene encoding caprin-1b: MPAAMNGNRTVQSASPDVGSIPGQITLGGGQSSGAQTEAMKQVLGVIDKKVRNMEKKKGKLDDYQAKKNKGQRLNQDQLDALTKYQEVTNNLEFARELQKSFLALGQDIQKAVKKAVRREQLQREEAEQKRLKTVLELQFLLDRLGEDSVRQELRQGATGGGTPSLLTDSELTNLDELYKLVGPERDQNTRLSDQYEEASQHFMDLLEGKDKAVAGTTYKALKDSLDRVLLSGYFDKAQSHQNGVCEEEEEQQLEAVVELAEEQTVDQEGEIVEDYIEPIKVEATEFVNRQFIPDTMYSISDKEQGEKWTTETEAESVIQQQPVQSALPPNDLETLSLNVATVTPPVVRKQAVQDLLSQMQGPYNFMQDSMLEFDGQLIDPAIVSAQPMKPAAQNIDLPQLGCPPVHLKSRLSPHNTVPVQPEPMQVPLVSPTPESYTTPCPMYQSSHTPETRPHADSIDTIQESMSLSSEQQQVFQSVNVSKPPHISGINVNAAPFQSMQTVFNLNAPVPPANEAEALTQASQYQNSYSQQGFSSQSQQLPVEQTEMQTDQLQSVVGAFHSQDPSLPSQALPSQALPSQALPSQALPSQALPSQALPSQALPSQALPSQALPSQALPSQALPSQALPQGQQGPGFIPAAGRQAQSFYNSRGMTRGGPRNARGMVNGYRGPSNGFRGGYDGYRPPFANTPNSGYQQAQFNTPRDYSNGGNYQRGDGYNQNYKRGAGQGSRGMSRGGNAQAMRS; the protein is encoded by the exons ATGCCCGCAGCAATGAACGGCAACAGGACAGTGCAGTCGGCCAGCCCGGACGTGGGATCCATTCCTGGACAGATCACCCTGGGTGGAGGGCAGTCCTCTGGGGCCCAGACCGAGGCCATGAAGCAGGTTCTTGGCGTCATCGATAAGAAGGTCCGCAACATGGAGAAGAAAAAG GGCAAGCTGGATGATTATCAAGCCAAGAAAAATAAAGGGCAGCGTCTCAACCAGGACCAGCTG GATGCCCTGACCAAGTATCAGGAAGTGACTAATAATCTGGAGTTTGCCAGAGAGCTACAGAAGAGCTTCCTCGCACTGGGGCAAGAT aTCCAGAAGGCAGTGAAGAAGGCAGTGCGGCGGGAGCAGCtccagagagaggaggctgagcagaAGAGACTGAAGACTGTGCTGGAGCTCCAGTTCCTCCTGGACAGGCTGGGAGAGGACAGTGTAAGGCAGGAGTTGAGACAGGGGGCCACCGGGGGAGGCACACCCTCACTCCTCACAGACTCAGAGCTCACCAACCTGGATGAGCTTTACAAACTAGTGGGGCCAGAACGAGACCAAAACACCAG GTTGTCTGACCAGTACGAAGAGGCTTCTCAACACTTCATGGATCTGTTGGAGGGGAAGGACAAGGCTGTAGCAGGAACAACAT ACAAAGCTCTGAAGGACAGCCTGGACCGGGTGCTGCTAAGCGGGTACTTTGACAAAGCCCAGTCCCACCAGAATggagtgtgtgaggaggaggaggagcagcagttGGAAGCAGTAGTGGAGTTGGCAGAGGAGCAGACCGTCGACCAAG AGGGTGAAATAGTTGAAGATTACATAGAGCCCATTAAGGTGGAGGCTACAGAG TTCGTAAACAGACAGTTCATTCCAGACACCATGTACAGCATCAGTGACAAGGAGCAAGGAGAAAAGTGGACGACAGAAACAGAG GCGGAGAGTGTCATCCAGCAACAGCCTGTACAGTCAGCCCTTCCCCCCAATGACTTGGAGACCCTCTCCCTGAACGTGGCCACAGTCACACCCCCGGTGGTCAGGAAGCAGGCAGTCCAGGACCTCTTGTCACAGATGCAGGGGCCTTACAACTTCATGCAG GACTCTATGCTGGAGTTTGATGGCCAGCTCATTGACCCAGCCATCGTGTCAGCCCAGCCCATGAAGCCTGCAGCTCAGAACATAGACCTTCCTCAGTTGGGCTGTCCCCCAGTCCATCTAAAATCACGCCTCTCACCACACAACACCGTCCCGGTACAGCCTGAGCCCATGCAG GTTCCCTTGGTGTCCCCCACGCCTGAGTCGTACACCACCCCGTGCCCCATGTACCAGTCATCACACACGCCAGAAACACGCCCACATGCGGACTCCATCGACACCATCCag GAGTCCATGTCCCTGTCATCAGAGCAGCAGCAGGTCTTCCAGTCTGTCAACGTCTCCAAACCCCCACACATCTCCGGCATCAATGTCAATGCAGCACCATTCCAGTCCATGCAGACA GTGTTCAACCTCAATGCCCCTGTCCCGCCGGCCAATGAGGCGGAAGCCTTGACCCAGGCCAGCCAATACCAGAACAGCTACAGCCAGCAGGGGTTCAGCAGCCAATCACAGCAGCTCCCTGTGGAGCAGACAGAGATGCAGACTGACCAGCTGCAGTCTG TGGTTGGTGCCTTCCACTCCCAGGACCCATCCCTGCCCAGCCAGGCTCTGCCCAGCCAGGCTCTGCCCAGCCAGGCTCTGCCCAGCCAGGCTCTGCCCAGCCAGGCTCTGCCCAGCCAGGCTCTGCCCAGCCAGGCTCTGCCCAGCCAGGCTCTGCCCAGCCAGGCTCTGCCCAGCCAGGCTCTGCCCAGCCAGGCCCTGCCCAGCCAGGCCCTGCCCCAGGGTCAGCAGGGTCCAGGGTTCATCCCCGCGGCTGGTCGCCAGGCCCAGTCCTTCTATAACAGCAGAGGCATGACCCGCGGAGGCCCCCGTAACGCCCGCGGCATGGTCAACGGATACAGAGGGCCCTCCAACGGATTCAGAG GTGGATATGACGGTTACCGACCTCCCTTCGCCAACACTCCAAACTCTGGATATCAACAGGCTCAGTTCAACACCCCTCGGGATTACTCCAATGGTGGCAACTACCAGCGGGGG GATGGTTATAATCAGAACTACAAGCGTGGAGCAGGCCAGGGATCCAGAGGGATGTCTCGAGGAGGCAATGCCCAGGCCATGAGGTCCTGA